The Actinomycetota bacterium genomic sequence TTAAGAGTAAGAATATCTGTACACCTTCTTTTTTACTACTTTCTTACTGACCTTCCCTATAAGCTCTTGCATCTTTTTTTTGCCATACTTATTTATAAATGATGCGGGATCTTCCCCTTCAGGAAATTCAATTATTTTTGAATGCTTGATCTTATGGCTTAACTTTTCAGCTACCTTTCTGCCAGAATCATCAGCATCGAACATGAGAAGTACTTTCTTCTTATATTTATTTAATATGAAGGGCAACGCCAAATTGTAATGAGTTCCCATAAGTGCAACAGTAGGAATACCACACTGCTCAACTAAGATTGCATCTATTGGTCCTTCGGTTATGGCAATAATCTTTTCTTCTCCCCAGATAATATGTGAATTATAATA encodes the following:
- a CDS encoding toprim domain-containing protein — encoded protein: YYNSHIIWGEEKIIAITEGPIDAILVEQCGIPTVALMGTHYNLALPFILNKYKKKVLLMFDADDSGRKVAEKLSHKIKHSKIIEFPEGEDPASFINKYGKKKMQELIGKVSKKVVKKKVYRYSYS